Proteins encoded together in one Rossellomorea sp. y25 window:
- a CDS encoding SprT family protein, which yields MTNDELQILVEKISIQSFHKPFLHKAYFNPRLRTTGGRYMLGSHNIDINRKYLDEHGMDELIGIIKHELCHYHLHIEGKGYKHGDEDFKRLLNKVGGPRHCSTLTSVNNRKRFLVYVCSKCGLDFKRRRKVNTRKYVCGRCKGKLKLVKEVIMKEDKS from the coding sequence ATGACGAATGATGAGCTGCAAATTCTTGTTGAGAAAATTTCAATTCAATCCTTCCATAAGCCATTCCTTCATAAGGCATATTTCAACCCAAGACTAAGAACCACCGGAGGAAGGTATATGTTAGGTAGTCATAATATCGATATTAATCGAAAATATTTAGACGAGCATGGTATGGATGAATTAATAGGAATCATTAAACATGAGTTGTGTCATTATCACTTGCATATTGAAGGGAAGGGATATAAGCATGGTGATGAAGACTTTAAAAGACTTCTTAATAAAGTTGGAGGTCCAAGACATTGTTCCACATTAACGAGTGTGAATAATAGGAAGAGATTTTTAGTTTATGTGTGCTCGAAGTGCGGGTTGGATTTTAAAAGAAGAAGGAAGGTCAATACTAGAAAGTACGTGTGCGGACGTTGTAAAGGGAAGCTTAAATTAGTGAAGGAAGTCATTATGAAGGAAGACAAATCGTGA